The following are from one region of the Polyangiaceae bacterium genome:
- a CDS encoding S8 family serine peptidase encodes MRIRCLTLLSTAFLLASPALSAAPKLSSKLPPQVLRSLELRLSPVSLGAIRPTSEAPQLLVELERPPSSRAELSRAVSELEASGVRVVRAQGEPLTYRQFIVVTADAKALGHVARLDSVRRILPALRPGLPSLDRSAALLGLAGVRGARPAVGAMTGSGMVLADVDTLADVFHPDFFRGDAGYYDWIDVNENGTFDVGVDAVDLNRNGEADATEVAQPLRAAPINISSGNEAGGVHIAGFDPSVDWVYLDENGDKERNHGAAAGFAEDVPAFGEPLFVPDDVNSDGSIGLAERFVRLGTSKFRKLYAKVNYQGVQHDHVYERGIDMSQAPIDLTHGVYGYADALHATGVLSIAAGGVALPSRRWVGVAPDAELVLAFGISNSVTAPVVWALSQEPDVLLHEASVWTSMEMDGSDPWSKLIDTSSASGVVNICPTGNIGGARKHAVIEVAATATGEMKFNVPTDTQSVDLTMHVRGGSDVVLSLREPGGAVHPLSATANLDGGGRLYSYGDDVSDAGTRVFYNYLIGPGAGDYVLEIQGDPGATATVHGFVADEAGFSLNTAWDPAIATDASTAAVPSVASTCVGVGAVPSHLSSEGDWARAGDEAQGEIREYSGRGPRIDGEQVLDVAAPDNPWVAAPQGDIFPQYPGYSVIPHGGQMIFGGTSGAGPHAAGVAVLLAQAGQPGAAAIEALRSGAEVDSLTGSVPNADYGFGRLSAAGSFGIPLDGATPKIELSAEPAGAAPGETITVTPVATGAGITLRWDEGYDGTWDTALGAAAAREFVQANEPLRLKVQAWNESGRIAEAVLLVPLEPMSGAGGAGGSGGEASGGAAGNSNASGGASGGGDDGGCGCATPGQSNSPGAAWLALAGLAYLARRRRRNQSPNAK; translated from the coding sequence ATGCGCATTCGTTGCCTGACCCTGCTCAGCACCGCCTTCTTGCTCGCCAGTCCCGCCCTCAGCGCCGCGCCAAAGCTCTCTAGCAAGCTGCCCCCTCAGGTGTTGCGCTCTCTCGAGCTCCGGCTGTCACCGGTGAGTCTGGGTGCCATTCGGCCGACCAGCGAAGCGCCGCAGCTGCTGGTTGAACTCGAACGCCCGCCGAGTTCTCGTGCGGAATTGTCTCGCGCCGTCTCAGAGCTCGAGGCCTCCGGCGTGCGCGTTGTGCGCGCCCAGGGAGAGCCGCTCACGTATCGCCAGTTCATCGTGGTAACGGCGGATGCCAAGGCGCTTGGCCACGTAGCGCGCCTCGACTCTGTTCGGCGTATCCTCCCGGCACTCCGTCCCGGCCTACCAAGCCTCGATCGCTCCGCGGCGCTGCTGGGCTTGGCGGGGGTGAGGGGGGCACGTCCGGCGGTGGGCGCGATGACCGGTAGCGGGATGGTGCTCGCAGATGTCGATACATTGGCTGACGTCTTCCATCCGGATTTTTTCCGTGGGGATGCGGGATACTACGACTGGATCGACGTGAATGAGAACGGCACGTTTGACGTCGGGGTCGATGCCGTCGACCTGAACCGGAACGGCGAAGCTGATGCGACAGAGGTCGCGCAGCCGCTGCGAGCGGCTCCAATCAACATCTCGTCGGGCAATGAAGCCGGAGGTGTACACATCGCTGGCTTCGACCCGAGCGTGGACTGGGTGTACCTGGATGAGAACGGAGACAAGGAGCGCAACCACGGTGCCGCCGCAGGTTTTGCCGAGGACGTTCCGGCGTTTGGTGAGCCACTCTTCGTGCCGGACGACGTGAACAGCGATGGCTCGATCGGCCTGGCGGAGCGCTTCGTGCGGCTGGGAACGAGCAAGTTTCGCAAGCTCTACGCAAAGGTTAACTACCAAGGCGTCCAGCACGACCATGTCTACGAGCGGGGCATAGACATGAGCCAGGCACCCATCGATCTGACTCACGGAGTGTATGGTTACGCGGACGCGCTGCACGCGACGGGCGTGCTCTCCATTGCAGCAGGGGGTGTGGCGCTGCCAAGTCGGCGCTGGGTTGGTGTGGCGCCTGACGCCGAGCTGGTCCTGGCCTTCGGGATCTCCAACTCCGTCACGGCCCCCGTGGTCTGGGCGCTGTCTCAAGAGCCCGACGTGTTGCTCCATGAGGCTTCTGTTTGGACGAGCATGGAAATGGACGGCAGTGACCCGTGGTCCAAGCTCATCGACACCTCCAGCGCCAGCGGCGTAGTCAATATTTGCCCCACCGGAAACATCGGCGGCGCGCGCAAGCATGCAGTGATCGAGGTTGCCGCGACAGCGACGGGGGAGATGAAGTTCAACGTCCCAACCGACACCCAGAGCGTCGATCTGACGATGCACGTTCGCGGCGGTAGCGACGTTGTGCTCAGCCTGCGCGAGCCCGGCGGAGCGGTCCACCCGCTGTCGGCCACTGCTAACCTGGACGGCGGAGGGAGGCTCTACTCATACGGGGACGACGTGTCCGACGCGGGCACCCGCGTGTTCTACAACTACCTGATCGGCCCCGGCGCTGGAGACTACGTGCTGGAGATCCAGGGCGATCCTGGGGCGACCGCCACGGTGCACGGCTTCGTGGCTGACGAGGCTGGCTTCTCCCTCAACACCGCCTGGGACCCGGCTATCGCAACGGACGCAAGCACCGCCGCGGTGCCCTCGGTTGCTTCCACCTGCGTCGGCGTGGGCGCCGTTCCCAGTCACCTGTCCAGTGAAGGCGACTGGGCGCGCGCCGGTGACGAGGCGCAAGGCGAAATCCGCGAGTACTCTGGGCGTGGTCCGCGTATCGACGGCGAACAGGTGCTCGATGTAGCAGCCCCTGACAACCCCTGGGTGGCAGCTCCCCAGGGCGACATCTTCCCTCAGTATCCTGGCTACTCGGTGATTCCGCACGGAGGTCAAATGATCTTCGGCGGTACCAGTGGTGCCGGCCCTCATGCTGCTGGGGTCGCGGTGCTACTCGCTCAGGCAGGGCAACCCGGCGCGGCGGCGATCGAAGCGCTGCGGAGCGGCGCAGAGGTAGATTCGTTGACGGGCAGCGTGCCAAACGCGGACTACGGCTTTGGGCGCCTGAGCGCTGCTGGGAGCTTCGGTATCCCGCTGGACGGAGCCACCCCCAAGATCGAGCTGAGCGCGGAGCCCGCGGGCGCTGCTCCAGGTGAGACGATCACCGTAACTCCCGTCGCCACGGGTGCTGGCATCACGTTGCGCTGGGACGAAGGCTACGACGGCACGTGGGATACCGCGCTCGGCGCCGCGGCCGCTCGCGAGTTCGTGCAAGCGAACGAGCCGCTGCGCCTAAAGGTGCAGGCCTGGAATGAGAGCGGTCGCATTGCGGAGGCGGTGCTGTTGGTTCCTCTCGAACCGATGAGCGGCGCCGGCGGTGCTGGAGGCAGCGGCGGCGAAGCGAGCGGCGGCGCAGCGGGCAATAGCAACGCCTCAGGCGGTGCCAGCGGCGGGGGCGACGACGGTGGCTGCGGCTGCGCGACACCAGGACAGAGCAACAGCCCCGGCGCCGCGTGGTTGGCCCTGGCGGGCCTCGCCTACTTGGCGCGGCGCCGGCGCAGGAACCAGAGCCCCAACGCGAAGTAG
- a CDS encoding insulinase family protein: MDAALKRLTVQTRELANGLRLFAVRVPHVQRAVVTAQLNVGPHFETRSTHGLSHFLEHMLYRGTEAHPTAHALVSAIERQGGYLDAMTYADHGVLSLSAPNQSLAALIPIFAEVFQRPRLGEDDPHSIEIERGIVREELLEELDARDRQVEPDNLVKRLVFGDHPLGLSITGNLPRLERFDARALRKHHQRHYAARNSVVGVVSALAPKRMLDTLESAFHELNSGTALSPPAAPNTPVKAWLHVPHEISQTSVRLCFRGVSSKNKLEPATQLLLRTLDDGMSTRLYARLCDELGLCYEVSAQYEGYASAGVLDLAADAQHEKLRVVVAELLSLVEELRTRGPSKEELELAKRRHAWQLAASSESAEDLAEVLGFDLLSQGELAPQPLAARQAALQQVSLKQVRAAARANLDPAQGGLVTVGQLGRGDRAEIQRLLADTQ; encoded by the coding sequence ATGGACGCCGCACTCAAGCGCCTCACTGTTCAGACGCGTGAGCTCGCGAATGGCCTGCGACTGTTCGCGGTGCGGGTGCCTCATGTGCAGCGCGCGGTGGTGACGGCGCAGCTGAACGTCGGCCCCCACTTCGAGACGCGAAGCACCCACGGGCTCTCGCACTTCCTCGAACACATGCTGTATCGAGGCACCGAGGCTCATCCAACCGCCCACGCCCTCGTCAGCGCAATCGAGCGTCAGGGCGGCTATCTCGACGCAATGACCTACGCGGACCATGGCGTGTTGAGCCTCTCCGCACCCAACCAGAGCTTGGCGGCGTTGATACCGATCTTCGCCGAAGTCTTTCAGCGCCCACGCCTTGGGGAAGACGACCCGCACAGCATCGAGATCGAACGCGGCATCGTGCGCGAAGAACTGCTGGAGGAGCTCGACGCAAGGGATCGCCAGGTCGAACCCGACAACCTGGTGAAACGTCTGGTGTTCGGTGATCACCCCTTGGGGCTCTCCATCACCGGCAACCTCCCAAGGCTCGAGCGCTTCGACGCGCGGGCGCTTCGCAAGCATCACCAGCGTCACTACGCCGCGCGAAATAGCGTGGTCGGGGTGGTGAGCGCCCTCGCCCCAAAGCGCATGCTGGACACGCTCGAGAGTGCGTTTCATGAGCTCAATTCCGGCACTGCCCTCTCGCCCCCAGCCGCGCCGAACACGCCGGTCAAGGCGTGGTTGCACGTGCCCCATGAGATCAGTCAAACCAGCGTTCGATTATGTTTCCGCGGGGTATCATCCAAGAACAAGCTGGAACCAGCGACGCAGCTCTTGCTACGAACGCTGGATGACGGCATGTCGACCAGGCTCTACGCACGTCTATGTGACGAGCTCGGCCTCTGCTACGAAGTGTCCGCACAGTACGAGGGCTACGCCAGCGCAGGCGTTCTCGACCTAGCCGCGGACGCGCAACACGAGAAGCTGCGGGTGGTGGTCGCCGAGCTGCTCTCGCTCGTGGAGGAACTGCGGACCCGCGGTCCCTCGAAGGAAGAACTCGAGCTGGCCAAGCGGCGCCACGCCTGGCAACTCGCGGCAAGCAGCGAATCCGCGGAAGACCTGGCTGAAGTGCTGGGCTTCGATCTGCTTTCCCAGGGCGAGCTCGCGCCCCAACCACTGGCAGCGCGACAAGCCGCACTGCAGCAAGTCAGTCTCAAGCAAGTGCGGGCCGCAGCGCGTGCCAACCTGGATCCCGCGCAGGGCGGGCTGGTCACCGTGGGTCAGTTAGGCCGCGGCGATCGCGCTGAAATCCAACGACTTCTGGCTGATACCCAGTAG
- a CDS encoding SurA N-terminal domain-containing protein encodes MLRMLRSGGVSQWLMGGIVVAIIVVFMVPAMSGSQGGSLSVEYAVKVRGKSVPVKDYQAAYGLIMASQNLTPKKAKGLGIPQAALDGLVERELLLNEADRLGIRVSEDALNDELKNGRIHVSVPVEQHGYLARYIGIGEDMVRYLPVKNRKTGEFDMKEYERMIRNVAGRSAGQFREMQLDELRANRVRDLVKSRVRVSPEELWFEYQREKARATARTVSVQKAWVARFAVDTSDKAVEGWMKDNQASVDEKWEQAKGEWVAKCPVVREIVSAFPEGASDDEKATAKTQLEGWLENLKQPGANFSDLAREYSMGASAPVGGLLGCLSEKYGPGSKVLLAAVEGMKAGDVSPVLETPKGYVVIKLDRRLAEADVVKVGKRELARALMAVDVTEKRTKEIADKLLEAAKGGEALGEAADRIAAEYALDNKKLKEGEESKALTDPNRPKLNITAAFAQGSRPLRDATEDIADLAFKLDKPDTVHPNLIKLQGGFAVLQLKEKTLPTKEDLEKERFEYSERMRQAKEQEALRIYIQRLKKNAEGLIDENKALIASDKQDEKDEG; translated from the coding sequence ATGCTCAGAATGCTTCGCTCAGGCGGCGTCTCCCAGTGGTTGATGGGAGGAATCGTCGTCGCAATCATCGTTGTCTTCATGGTGCCCGCGATGAGCGGCAGTCAGGGCGGTAGCCTGTCCGTTGAGTACGCCGTGAAGGTGCGGGGCAAGAGCGTGCCCGTCAAAGACTACCAAGCTGCGTACGGCTTGATCATGGCCTCGCAGAACCTGACCCCCAAGAAGGCGAAGGGCCTCGGCATTCCGCAAGCTGCGCTGGATGGCCTGGTGGAGCGCGAACTGTTGCTCAACGAGGCCGATCGCTTGGGGATCCGTGTCAGCGAAGACGCGCTGAACGATGAGCTCAAAAACGGACGCATTCACGTCTCCGTCCCCGTCGAGCAACACGGCTACCTCGCACGCTACATCGGCATCGGCGAGGACATGGTGCGTTACCTCCCGGTAAAGAACCGCAAGACCGGTGAGTTCGACATGAAGGAGTACGAGCGCATGATCCGCAACGTAGCGGGTCGCAGCGCTGGGCAGTTCCGCGAGATGCAGCTCGACGAGCTGCGCGCGAATCGGGTGCGCGACCTGGTCAAATCTCGCGTGCGCGTGAGCCCGGAAGAACTCTGGTTCGAGTACCAGCGCGAGAAAGCCCGCGCCACCGCGCGCACCGTAAGCGTGCAAAAAGCCTGGGTGGCGCGCTTCGCCGTCGACACCTCGGACAAGGCCGTTGAAGGCTGGATGAAGGACAACCAAGCCTCCGTCGACGAGAAGTGGGAGCAGGCAAAGGGCGAGTGGGTCGCCAAGTGCCCCGTGGTGCGTGAAATCGTGAGCGCCTTCCCCGAAGGCGCTAGCGACGACGAGAAAGCCACTGCGAAGACGCAACTCGAAGGCTGGCTGGAGAACCTGAAGCAGCCTGGCGCGAACTTCAGCGACCTCGCTCGGGAGTACAGCATGGGTGCGTCTGCGCCCGTGGGTGGCTTGCTCGGCTGCTTGTCAGAGAAGTACGGCCCTGGTTCGAAGGTGCTGCTGGCCGCCGTCGAGGGCATGAAGGCTGGCGATGTCTCGCCGGTGCTGGAGACCCCCAAAGGCTACGTCGTCATCAAGCTCGACCGTCGCCTCGCGGAAGCAGATGTCGTCAAGGTGGGCAAGCGAGAGCTGGCTCGCGCCTTGATGGCGGTGGACGTCACCGAGAAGCGCACCAAGGAAATCGCCGACAAGCTGCTGGAGGCCGCCAAGGGCGGAGAGGCCCTCGGAGAAGCCGCAGATCGCATCGCGGCCGAGTATGCGCTGGACAACAAGAAGCTGAAGGAAGGCGAGGAGTCGAAGGCCCTGACCGATCCGAACCGCCCGAAGCTCAACATCACCGCCGCGTTCGCCCAGGGCAGCCGCCCCCTGCGGGATGCCACGGAAGACATCGCAGACCTCGCCTTCAAGCTCGACAAGCCGGACACCGTGCACCCGAACTTGATCAAACTTCAGGGCGGCTTCGCGGTGCTGCAACTCAAAGAGAAGACGCTGCCAACCAAGGAAGACTTGGAGAAGGAGCGCTTCGAGTACAGCGAGCGCATGCGACAAGCCAAGGAGCAGGAGGCGCTGCGGATCTACATCCAGCGCCTCAAGAAGAACGCCGAGGGGCTGATCGACGAGAACAAGGCGCTGATCGCTTCGGACAAGCAGGACGAAAAGGACGAGGGCTGA
- a CDS encoding ATP-dependent DNA helicase, whose translation MATAVERALAEDRVLLCEAGTGTGKTLAYLVPALASGRKVIISTATRALQDQIAYKDVPLVARALGVQPRVSVMKGLANYVCMRRLREFKDSAEGLRPGYALALNSLQRWVPDTETGDISELVALQESDPIWREVTSSSDTRIGVGCEHYDECFVTRMKREAESARVVIVNHHLFFADLALRGPHPGRVLPDYDAVIFDEAHQIEDIATNFFGVSVSRGRVDSLLRDAERMLVATGSELPLLARGGTGEHARRLTDRLSASSENFFSELVQRFRGEEGRTTVDPDVWRGELEQRWHSLDASLEAFSGFAEETGEQAEAGGASNWGRLADACEVLSRKGRGLREDLASVIEGGPGRVTWVDVSAKTPRLSAAPVDVAPVLKQRIFESIPAVIMTSATLASVGSSKSGKGEGDQRSPGLPELAYLRSRVGLGDDSIQVDELIVRSPFDFERMALLYTPNDLPDPRDPRFLHQVVERVHALCELTGGGAFVLTTSLRSMRTIHRGLLSRIGAGRVMLQGEAPKASLLSRFKAAKNQVLVATMSFWEGVDVPGEALRLVVLEKIPFAVPSDPIVRARSNALEAEGRNSFMELHVPGAAITLKQGFGRLIRTRTDRGIVALLDERATKKGYGSKLLSALPPARRTGDLDEVRRFWNDAAADSGA comes from the coding sequence ATGGCCACAGCCGTCGAGCGCGCGCTCGCGGAAGACCGCGTGCTGCTGTGTGAAGCGGGGACGGGCACCGGGAAGACCTTGGCCTACTTGGTGCCCGCGCTGGCCAGCGGTCGCAAGGTGATCATCTCCACGGCGACGCGCGCGCTCCAGGATCAAATCGCCTACAAGGACGTGCCCCTCGTGGCGCGGGCGCTCGGCGTCCAGCCGCGCGTTTCCGTGATGAAAGGACTCGCGAACTACGTGTGCATGCGGCGCCTGCGCGAGTTCAAGGACTCTGCGGAAGGCTTGCGTCCCGGCTACGCTTTGGCGCTCAACAGCCTGCAGCGTTGGGTTCCCGACACCGAGACGGGCGACATCTCCGAGCTGGTTGCGCTGCAAGAGAGCGATCCGATCTGGCGCGAAGTCACCTCGTCGAGCGACACGCGGATCGGCGTCGGGTGCGAGCATTACGACGAATGCTTCGTGACTCGCATGAAGCGTGAGGCGGAATCGGCGCGCGTGGTGATCGTCAACCATCACCTGTTCTTCGCGGACCTTGCGCTGCGGGGGCCTCACCCGGGGCGCGTGTTGCCGGACTACGACGCGGTGATCTTCGACGAGGCGCACCAAATCGAGGACATTGCGACGAACTTCTTTGGGGTGAGCGTCTCGAGAGGGCGGGTCGACTCACTGCTGCGAGACGCCGAGCGCATGCTGGTTGCCACAGGTAGTGAGCTGCCGTTGCTCGCGCGCGGCGGCACCGGTGAGCACGCCAGGCGCCTCACGGATCGCCTGAGCGCGAGCTCAGAGAACTTCTTCTCCGAGCTCGTGCAGCGTTTCCGTGGAGAAGAAGGCCGCACCACAGTGGACCCAGACGTGTGGCGCGGCGAGCTCGAGCAGCGTTGGCATAGCCTGGACGCCTCCCTAGAAGCCTTCAGCGGCTTTGCAGAGGAGACCGGTGAGCAGGCCGAAGCTGGCGGCGCGAGCAACTGGGGACGCCTGGCGGACGCCTGTGAGGTGTTGTCTCGCAAGGGCCGTGGGCTACGTGAAGATCTGGCTTCGGTGATCGAAGGCGGCCCCGGCAGGGTGACCTGGGTGGATGTCAGCGCGAAGACTCCGCGGCTATCCGCGGCGCCGGTCGATGTCGCGCCGGTGCTCAAGCAGCGCATCTTCGAGTCTATCCCCGCGGTAATAATGACCAGCGCCACGTTGGCCAGCGTTGGCAGCTCGAAGAGTGGAAAAGGTGAAGGCGACCAGCGTAGCCCTGGCCTGCCTGAGCTCGCGTACTTGCGCTCGCGAGTGGGCCTTGGTGACGACTCGATTCAAGTCGATGAGCTGATCGTGCGGTCACCCTTCGACTTCGAGCGCATGGCGTTGCTCTACACCCCCAACGATTTGCCCGATCCTCGCGATCCAAGGTTTCTGCACCAAGTGGTGGAGCGGGTGCACGCGCTGTGCGAACTGACCGGCGGTGGAGCCTTCGTACTCACGACCTCGCTGCGCTCGATGCGCACGATCCACCGCGGGCTGCTGAGCCGCATTGGCGCTGGCCGCGTGATGCTCCAGGGCGAGGCGCCGAAGGCCAGCCTGCTCAGTCGTTTCAAGGCGGCGAAGAACCAAGTCCTGGTCGCCACCATGAGCTTCTGGGAGGGCGTGGATGTGCCGGGTGAAGCGCTGCGCTTGGTGGTCTTGGAAAAGATCCCGTTCGCCGTTCCGAGCGATCCCATCGTGCGTGCTCGCAGCAACGCCCTCGAAGCAGAGGGACGCAACAGCTTCATGGAACTCCACGTTCCCGGTGCAGCGATCACTCTCAAGCAAGGCTTCGGGCGCTTGATCCGCACGCGAACCGACCGCGGCATCGTTGCACTACTCGATGAGCGAGCGACGAAGAAAGGCTATGGCAGCAAGCTGCTCTCGGCGCTTCCTCCTGCCCGTCGCACCGGGGACTTGGATGAGGTGCGTCGGTTCTGGAACGACGCTGCGGCAGACTCCGGCGCCTGA
- a CDS encoding PilZ domain-containing protein produces MSDPTDADSGTHKARRSSGGARREASERVLLRRGNEEITGWTLNVSRGGVRIIVEDPLAEGDELEVQVGDEAEPLHPARVVWIKELADGQIVGVQFLDVEGSVPPSQPPPAME; encoded by the coding sequence GTGAGCGACCCCACCGACGCTGATTCAGGAACTCACAAGGCTCGACGTTCGTCCGGCGGTGCTCGGCGAGAGGCCTCGGAGCGCGTGTTGCTGCGACGCGGCAATGAAGAGATCACGGGTTGGACTCTCAACGTGAGTCGCGGCGGCGTGCGCATCATCGTCGAGGACCCGTTGGCTGAAGGGGACGAGCTCGAAGTTCAGGTGGGTGACGAAGCGGAACCTTTGCATCCGGCGCGCGTGGTGTGGATCAAGGAACTGGCCGATGGACAAATCGTCGGTGTGCAGTTCCTCGACGTGGAGGGCTCGGTTCCGCCGAGTCAACCGCCGCCTGCGATGGAGTGA
- a CDS encoding MBL fold metallo-hydrolase gives MLKPFNQALKELGVDKELSILSVPSGYPSPKMINLVLRRVGGLTFQFEASASRPEIIEATQGLLAERGVKKLDALLVTHCHGDHAGSAGVIAGFGREAEDRAPIYLHSAAFRSLTHPTPSFLHETYEIFLSRCHWGLREYNTLSDQEMIENALRKRFRGYFTRTPKRALRFVDHGEVPDGILAVPTPGHSQDCVLYFDSALGVAVPGDTIICTGRPEAPESWDFVIPIFTVGGQSYSMAYERYLRTIRHLRVFFSRHRVRAVLPPHGRFAVTEPLAWVQFAERYFEGIYRAFLDDFLADKSRGSREEPFRACDLNPYIPSAGAHPVSTPSHVFGMLCTLADEGYLELDEDMHTRQIHFRLLEMPPESYVRDLLQTDPGPVPLFHAGMSPT, from the coding sequence ATGCTCAAGCCATTCAATCAGGCGCTGAAGGAGCTTGGAGTCGACAAGGAGCTCTCGATCCTCTCGGTGCCGAGCGGCTATCCGAGTCCGAAGATGATCAACCTGGTGCTGCGCCGGGTGGGCGGGCTGACGTTTCAGTTCGAGGCGAGCGCCTCGCGACCCGAGATCATCGAAGCCACCCAGGGCCTGCTGGCTGAGCGCGGGGTCAAGAAGCTAGACGCGCTGCTCGTAACGCATTGCCACGGGGATCACGCCGGGAGCGCAGGCGTGATCGCAGGCTTTGGTCGCGAGGCTGAGGATCGCGCACCGATCTACCTGCATTCTGCGGCTTTTCGCAGCCTGACTCACCCCACCCCGAGCTTCCTCCACGAGACGTACGAAATCTTCCTCTCGCGCTGCCACTGGGGGCTCCGCGAGTACAACACGCTGAGCGATCAGGAGATGATCGAGAACGCGCTGCGCAAGCGCTTTCGTGGTTACTTCACGCGCACGCCGAAGCGGGCGCTGCGCTTCGTCGACCATGGCGAGGTGCCTGATGGTATCCTCGCGGTACCGACTCCAGGGCACTCCCAGGACTGCGTGCTGTACTTCGACTCCGCGCTGGGCGTCGCCGTCCCTGGAGACACCATCATCTGCACTGGGCGACCCGAGGCGCCGGAGAGCTGGGACTTCGTGATCCCCATCTTCACCGTCGGGGGGCAAAGCTACAGCATGGCGTACGAACGCTACCTGCGCACCATCCGCCACCTGCGAGTGTTTTTCTCGCGGCACCGCGTCAGGGCCGTACTGCCACCTCATGGGCGCTTCGCCGTGACTGAGCCCCTGGCGTGGGTACAGTTTGCTGAGCGCTACTTCGAAGGCATCTACCGTGCCTTTCTTGATGATTTCCTGGCGGATAAATCGCGAGGGAGTCGCGAAGAGCCTTTCCGTGCTTGCGACTTGAACCCGTACATCCCCAGCGCTGGCGCACACCCCGTGTCCACGCCGAGCCATGTCTTTGGCATGTTGTGCACCCTGGCGGATGAGGGCTACCTGGAGCTCGATGAGGACATGCACACGCGGCAGATCCACTTCCGCTTGCTGGAGATGCCCCCTGAGAGCTACGTGCGCGATCTACTGCAAACGGACCCTGGTCCGGTGCCGTTGTTCCACGCCGGAATGAGCCCAACTTGA